In the genome of Myripristis murdjan chromosome 21, fMyrMur1.1, whole genome shotgun sequence, the window cacacacacacacacacacgacgtcAACATGACAGCAACATTCGCCAGATTAGATATTGGCGCGCTTTAACGCATTATGTGGTTTTCCTAAGCGTGCCCATCACTGCGAGCTGTGCGTTAGCGTGTTACATTGCTactcccagcacacacacaccgtgacaAATACGGTTTCACTCCTCTGTTTGAACTGTGcaaaatgactgatgactgatcAAGTGATTTCCTCGCcgtgtgtgtttcagggttgTGGATGCCAAGGAGCACGACTCGAGATCATCCTCTAACATGTCTCCATCAGACTTTCTGGACTCTCTAATGGGTCGAACGTCCGGTTATGATGCACGAATAAGACCAAATTTTAAAGGTTTGTCTTCCCATACTGCTCATCTTTTCATCATCTTCAGACATCCCTTCCCCAGCCACTACCACCACCCTTCTTCTGTCACCATCTGATGATGCATCTGTAATGGCTTTTTGCTGTATATGCTGCTGATCATATAGAGTGTGAATGATGTGCATTGCCTCTAAGCACTATAGCAGCTGTCAATACACCAGACTATGAGATGAATTGTCTGTTGCCATAATCCTGGCCTGACTAGCTGCCAGCCTTGTTATAAGACCAGCTATCAACTGCTGTTGACAGTTGCATTATCATCCCAGCAGGAGTTTATAGGACCATGGGCTCATGTCTAGACTCAAGCCATAGTTTATGAGCCCTCACCATAATAtcacatttcctttcctttcctgtggtCTGCCAGCGGCACCATTAAATATCAGTTATGAAACAGGGGAAAAGGCTCAGAAACATGGTGATGAACTTGACGATTAGCACTTGCAGCAGGCTAAGATGCCACCTTGACAGGCCAAATGATGAATGATGCCCCCCTGGCTAGGCTGCAGGCTACTTACTTcctctgttgttgtgttgtgatgcTGGGGAAAGACACAGCATCTGTCACTAGAATGGAGCTGAGTGAAGAGGGGGAACCCATTGGGGCCCAGGCCTGGCTCAGACCCACTTCAGGCTGGGTCAGGTGGGCTGGGATTCTGGTGTAGATGTTCTGGGGCTGGGGGACCAGGATTGGTGAAGCAGACAGGCATCAGCACAGGGACTGATCAGCAAGATTCTGCCTCAACCCAGAAACACATGGCCCAGATCTTTCCATCCCATCTGGGTGAATGGGAAAATGTTGACAAGATTGCTGAAATGGActtaagaggagaggaggacagtcTGTTTCACGCCGGCTGGCATTTTCAGAGAGGAGATAAAGCAGTAATAACTGTTTCTAGCCAACAAAGAGAAGATGAGCAATCatggattacaaaaaaaaaaaaaaaaaacataggctCAGACACAAAATATAATTTGACTGTTGCTGGTTTAATTTGTATTCTCATTCTGGTTTGAGGGCAGAAGAGGAGTTCCAATATGATTATCAAGTGCCATCTCTCTGAGCTGGAAAAACACACCTTCAAACCTCCTTGCCACGTAGAAAGCAAACAATTGGGTCTGCATGCCCcatcaaaatgtaaacagatGATTTTGGTGAGAACCTGCTAGTTGTACTTTGAAGAGAGTGTTGAACTGCATTAACTGAGGGCTGACCtagatttgcttgctgagtttgtTGTGAGGAAAAActgctttatttttctgctaccgCTGTTAAATGTAGCTGCCTGACGACAAACTGAGGCAAATATTAATACCAAGCGCCATGCAATATTGATGAGAAAAGCACAGGGGAAGGGCACCGCGCTTACAACTTCACTTAACAGATAGAGAAAAAGATTTGCTGTGACTTTAAATGGTATAAACTGCCAAGCCTCATAAAGAGATATCAGTTTAGAGCACTCTGTGGAGTAAAAATTACACTACTACCCACGGCATGCATGACACTTATTTCTCAAGGCAGCCTTCGATAGAAAGCATGCTGATTTGTAACTGGAACCATGAATTTACTTGATTAATTTACTAGTctattatttatgtgtgtgtgcatattgtatgtgtttatgtatgtgagtgcatgttgttcatttgtctcaggaagacaaagagacaagggagaaaaaaagcttGGGGAAGTTTTGAAATGACAGAATGCTTTTTGACCTGCACCACAGTTGCTAATTTAGACAACAAGCTGACTGGTATGCCATCGTTACCCTTTCTAATATTTTAAATGGGTGTAATTTTATTCTAACTAGAGCCTGCAAAAATTAGACTGTAGTTCAGTATCCACCTCAAACAAAAGCAAGGGAGCCATCATGTTTTATGTGGTGAAacaaagcatgcagtgtgcgaCTATCCACTCACTGAGCCTGGGTCTttctgcgaaaaaaaaaaaacgttttgcTTGTTGGAATTGATGTATGTTGATGCATGCAGTGAAACAGTAGCTTATATCCAACCAGACACTCACCTCCTGATGAAACATCCTCACCGCTCCAGACCAAACCTTTCCTGATGATATGGGATTAAGCCTTTCTCCTGTCATGTCATTGTCATTCCATTTCACAGGTCCCCCTGTAAACGTTACATGCAATATTTTTATCAACAGTTTCGGCTCTGTCACAGAGACAACCATGGTGAGTCCTCTGGCATTCTGATTGATTTCTGCTTTGTACAATGTGTCAATGTGCTATCTATTCCTCAACCTGCAGGTCCACCAGTTAATGTTACCTGCAACATATTTATCAACAGTTTTGGTTCTATAGCAGAAACGACAATGGTGAGTTGAGCATTGTGCTTGGCCATGTCCTACAGCCTTGCTCTCTGCTCTGGAGTTAAGACTGAATCATCCTGTTTAGTTACTCAACATAATCAACTTCTATTTTAAGTTTATTATTACTCCGTCTACCTGATCACAAAAAGACTTCATTTTTACCATCCAGGAGTCTATTGGCGGGTCCATGAGAGACATATTGCGTCACACATACATATCAGTATAAATGAGAAAGATGTTTCCCTTGCTACTCAAATAAGTATTGGATTTCTATTCCCAAGACACCACCACGTGTGTTAAATTAGTCCAGATTTAATAATTTACCTAACTAATCACCAAGTAATTATTCACTTTGAGTGCAGCCAGTATCTATGGATGGGGGGCTCAGGGAGTGAGATTCAAACAGATTGATTAGTGAGATACCTGCAGGCACCCAACTGCCCAGGGGGTAAACAACGTTAAACCTGGGATACTTCATTACAACTCATTCATGAGCtatgatccaaaaaaaaaaaaacataatgagtGATCGAAATCACTGACATCATGAGTGGGGGATGTTAACTTGCAAGAGCACTGGATTTCATAAGATTGCCAGCTAGCTGCACAGTTTTTAGACAAACACAAATGGAAACATTTGGAACCGCCAATATACGTATGAAATATCACACATCTCATCCGCATGGAATGTGAATTGGTCTGAAAAACTCGGCtttgtgaaacattttcatgagGCAATTTAACATTAACCTCTTTGTCATAATCCAGTACGTGTTGTTTGTCCAACATTCCTTACAATAAATGTAATTTAGCGGCTATAATGGCACTTatataatcataaaaaatgGGCAAAGTTGTTAAAAGTTCAGCATATCCTGCAAGCAAATAGCATCAATAGATAATTATCAAATTGCTCCTGTCAACAAGTGTAATTAATTCATGCTCAAATGGGTACTTAGTGAATGTCATTGCTTGGTGATATAGAAATTTTCAGATGAATGCTGAAATTCAGATATCACTCATCATTCATGTTATTTGTCCTGTGCTATTATTTATCTTACAGAGCTTTTTCTGAACAAAGTAATCTGTTTTGCCGAAGAAGTTGGAAGAGATAACTGTGTGAATGTAGCATAGTTTTGATAGGAGACTTAGCATGTGAACAATAAGTCTGATTTTGCTAGATTTAGATTCAACAtttatgctgattttatgtattAGAATAGCAAGGCACAAGTTACATTTGCCAATGCAAATCTCTGAGGCATTTGCAAAAGGGGAGGATAGCAATTCCAGTGACTCATATTGTTTCTATAGTATGCCAAAGCACTGCAAAGTATGTAAAGCTGCTTGTCATCTCTGCAGGATTACAGAGTGAACATCTTCCTGCGGCAGAAGTGGAATGACCCTCGTCTGGCATATAGTAAATATCCAGATTCCTCTCTTGACTTGGACCCGTCCATGTTGGACTCTATCTGGAAGCCTGACCTCTTCTTTGCCAATGAGAAGGGAGCCAACTTCCACGATGTAACCACAGACAACAAGCTCCTGAGGATCTTCAAGGATGGCACTGTCCTCTATAGCATCAGGTGAGGTGCTGGGCATATTGAATTTCAGATTCAGTAGAATTACAATGAGGTTTACTTCCATTTCATTACAGTGATTACGGTTTTATTCAAACATACAGAGTAATAAATTAAATTGGTAGATAAACAAAAGACCTGTCTCATTTTATGCTTACCCCAGGACATGTCCtcttactattttttttttatttttttttatttctgctcaAACATCAAAGACCAGCCATATAGGGGATACAGCTTTAAGTAGATTTTGCTCAACATGATCTCATATTTCAATTCATATCAGTGAGATGCAGTCTCCATGTACAACAGAGATCTAATAAAGGAACACTGACTGCAAGAGAGCAAGCTAATCTTAACGGTATTATTGAGAGTCCACATCTTAACAGGGGGCAAGATGAAAACATGAATCCATTCTCAGATTGGTTTATGCATGGTCAGGCATTTTTGGCTGCCGTTCCATTGGAGCAAGAAGAAATCCTCAGACACATGCAACCTACTCACTGTTGATGTCACTTTATTGGCTCCTATggtaaaatcacagcaacatttcagcaaaaaaaaaaaaaaaaaaaaatctgtattgcAAGATATGAAAATAAGTTTAATTTCAATTCAATGTAACTTCAGTCACACGTGGCATTCAATTTTCTCTGCGATGATGCGAGATAAAGCAGAGCAATTTAGAGTCCATTTAGTGAGGAGTTCAAGGCTGAGCGGTGCCCAGGTGTGGACACAGACAGTGGGTCGGCAGGGAGAGATGAAAGGTGGTGGGCCACTCTCTCCATTCATGAGAGAAATGACAGAGGGAGCAGACTGCAGACCACAATGCATCTCAGAGACAATAAGTTGCAGTAATGAAAGTGTGATAGGAACCTGCTGAAGGGAATCCTACGTGCCATGTCAGAGGCAATCtcagaggagaaaggagaggctAAAGAGCAGTCACTCCAGGAGCCAAGTATACACAATACCAAAATTagtgaaaacagagcagctgcTCTCTTTAATTGCtcatttaattttgtatttcagGCAATTTATTTTAAGTTCATGCATTCAATTGGACATTTTAATGTTCGACAAGAATGGTTTTGCGTTATCAGAAGCAATTACTGTATAGTATATTGATTGGTGCAGTTTGTTCACCATGCATTTCAGTGTCTTCATGGTGTTATGTCATGTAGCTCTGTATTTTGTTATACTGTGcagttgtttgctgttgttttttgtgataCCTTTTGTATCACATTGCATATATGGACAATGTAAAAACCCAACTAGGTGTCAGAAATTTGcagaaatttctctttttttcaataaaCCTCGTTCCATTCCATAACAGCCACAAATTCTATATTTGTATTTCAGTTATGAAAAAACAATTGTTAAGTGCACTGCCCCTATCAAACATACAAAttgatcaataaaaaaatatctcatGTCTTGTCTCATTTCATAGGTTGACTCTCATTCTGTCCTGTCCAATGGATCTAAAGAACTTTCCGATGGACGTCCAAACTTGCACAATGCAGCTGGAAAGTTGTGAGCAATAACTCTATTCcacttttctgattttcttgTAACGCTCTCCTCATTTAGTATGATTTGTAATGATTTTGGTGCAATTCTCCCTTGCTGTCCTCAGTTGGCTACACCATGAATGACTTGATCTTTGAGTGGCTGGAGAATGGTGCTGTGCAGGTGTCAGACGGACTCACACTGCCTCAGTTCATTATGAGGGATGAGAAGGAGCTGGGCTACTGTACCAAACACTACAATACTGGTTAGTGACCAAACACAACTGGGGGCATTTTTAAACTTCAGCAACTAACATCTTTGTCAGTGCAGTAGCCAAATTGcatttttgttcctttattATCAAACAGGTAAATTCACCTGCATCGAGGTGAAATTCCATCTGGAGCGGCAGATGGGCTACTACCTAATCCAGATGTACATCCCCTCCCTCCTGATTGTCATCCTCTCATGGGTGTCATTCTGGATCAACATGGATGCTGCGCCCGCCAGAGTAGCACTGGGCATCACCACTGTGCTTACCATGACCACACAGAGCTCTGGCTCCAGAGCTTCTCTCCCAAAGGTAAGCCTCatctcttcaaaaaaaaaaaaaaagaaagaaagaaagaaaaagaaaaagaaaaaaaaaacagcctgagtTGTCAATTAGATTGAGGGGCTGGCACGTTGGACTCACATCAAACAATCCTCAATCTCTCACTGATGTCAAAAGTCACTCATAACAACCTCTGTTATGTTGGTggaacataaataaataggctCATATGAAGGTAGGCTCTTTTGATTGGTTTGGAACTGGTTTTGAGTCcataaatttgatatttttttcttattattataactATCTCTTGTCTGCTGATAAAAGCAGAGCTGAGCTAGGTTTCAGCCTTATTTGCACACATCACAACATACAGCAGTTGAGATGGTCTTAATCAGCGCAGGTATGCATTACTGGCAGCAGCTGACACACTGTGGAAGCTTATTTTCAATCAGGCtacatttgcatgcacactTGTGAGGGGTACTACAGTGTGAGTCAGCTCCTGAAGATCAATCACTCTCCCACACATTGGTCTGCACATGACCACAGAGAGGCTTGGCCACGTCAAAGAGTCGCACATAAAAGACACACAGCGATAAATATTTAAAGGGAAGTCTTTCGAGAGCCTCTGctcatgaaaacaaaagctCAATATGCTTTAAGTGCCCTCAAAAAGCCAAGTTGTTTTCTCTCCATGCAAATCAGCTGTCATGGGAAACGACAGAGTCGAGGTCATTCTATGATGAATAGAAAAGCATCTTCAGGCGCCTTTCAACTTCATCTTCACTTTCTCATTGGAGACAGATGAAAAACCAATTCTAAAGGTAGAAATTGATAGCTACAGTTCTCTTTCTATTACCTTAGCAATTAAGACAGCAATTATTTCCCACTGTGCTTTATAGCCATGCAATCACTGACATTACTGTCAGCTCTGATACACTTGTTAGCAAACATCACCCCTAATTATAGTCATTTAGAAGTCTTGGCAAGCTGACTTACATAAAGAGCACACTAAAcgggggattaaaaaaaaaaaaactgttactgAAGATTTATCTGATCATTTTAGCAGATATGTTCTGCTTAGGTATGCTGTCACTTGCATCAGTTCAGTATTTCCATTCTGATTAGTTAGTAAACACAGTTATAGCCCCAAAACAGATTATTGCTAAAGATGAAAGCCACTATAAGATTAAAAAGATTAAGATATAACTCGATAAGCCACAGCACAAAAATCCATAATGCATGTGAACTGTTAGCTGATGCTATCATTTTGAAGTGTCTAAAGggaatatgttttgttttgtttccaggtCTCTTATGTGAAAGCCATTGATATCTGGATGGCCGTATGCCTGCTCTTTGTATTTGCTGCATTGCTAGAATATGCTGGAGTTAATTTTGTCTCCAGGCAACAGAAAGAGTTCCTTCGCTTGAGacgaagacagaggaggaatcACAAGGTAAGCCCTCCAGTTTTGACAAGGTCACTGCTTGGTTATCAAACTTATTTGGATAGGAAATTGAAGTATGGCGACATGATTAGTATTTGGCTGAATTTTTGCCCCCTACAGTAGTCGTTTTTAAgagatttttaatttaatagtgGTGCTGCTTAGCCTTGGGCCTACAGCCAGTCGAGAACCATGCAGTTTTTTATGCACCCATTGGATGTTTCAAACCAAATGGCTCAGGAATATTTTGATTAGATACGGTGCCACCTTATCTAAGGCCTTATCTTAGTGCACCACCCACCACCGATGCAGAACTGTAAGTGTATATGTGCGTGTTCTTGTTCTTCCAGGATGACGACATGCAGGAAGGCCGTTTTAATTTCTCTGGCTACAGCATGAGTCAGTGCCTGCCGATGAAGGACGGCTCAGCTGTTAAGAACACTACCCCAGCCCCCAACCCTCAACCACCCGCCCCAAAAGACATAGACACCATGAGGAAGAAGTTTGTAGACAGAGCCAAGAGGATAGACACAATCTCCAGGGCCGCCTTTCCTCTGGCGTTCCTCATCTTCAACATATTCTACTGGATTACCTATAAGATTATTAGGCATGAGGATATCCACAGAGAGTAATGGCTCCCACATGTTAAACCCCTAGAAATAACATTCTCCATCTTTCTCATTTCTCAGAGTGAGAAATGCTCGGAAAGCACAGTAAGATGATGTTGTGGGACTGCGGATTGAGAGGCACCATGGTGATGTTGGTGGTGCTCTTTCAGGGATAACATATAATGTTCATGCATCACAGCGTAATGCTCATGTTCCGACTATCAATGAACAGCTTGTGAGACACtgatgcttttgttgttgtactGCTGCATACTATTTCCTGAAGAttctgggaggaaaaaaaaaggttttaattgAAGACAAAGTGATATGCTGGAGAAGATGGACCAAATTTTCTGATACATCACTGCCTTGGCGTCTGTACAACCAAGGAATAGAACCACATTCCATGGATTTGTAAATGTACGGTAGAGTAGTCAGGCCCTTACTTACAGGTTTTTTTGtggttccaaaaaaaaaaaaaaaaagggtatttcATATCAAGGATGTTTAGAACTGTTTTATATTGTACTATTGTCATGCACTTCCTCACTGtttatataaaataaagcaTCAAGATTCGAAAGCGTGTAGGCAGCAAGCACATATACATCCATACATTAGGCG includes:
- the glra2 gene encoding glycine receptor subunit alpha-2 isoform X2 codes for the protein MRKPRGMSRSFIKVLTALFACFMETNNFRVVDAKEHDSRSSSNMSPSDFLDSLMGRTSGYDARIRPNFKGPPVNVTCNIFINSFGSVTETTMDYRVNIFLRQKWNDPRLAYSKYPDSSLDLDPSMLDSIWKPDLFFANEKGANFHDVTTDNKLLRIFKDGTVLYSIRLTLILSCPMDLKNFPMDVQTCTMQLESFGYTMNDLIFEWLENGAVQVSDGLTLPQFIMRDEKELGYCTKHYNTGKFTCIEVKFHLERQMGYYLIQMYIPSLLIVILSWVSFWINMDAAPARVALGITTVLTMTTQSSGSRASLPKVSYVKAIDIWMAVCLLFVFAALLEYAGVNFVSRQQKEFLRLRRRQRRNHKDDDMQEGRFNFSGYSMSQCLPMKDGSAVKNTTPAPNPQPPAPKDIDTMRKKFVDRAKRIDTISRAAFPLAFLIFNIFYWITYKIIRHEDIHRE
- the glra2 gene encoding glycine receptor subunit alpha-2 isoform X1; this encodes MRKPRGMSRSFIKVLTALFACFMETNNFRVVDAKEHDSRSSSNMSPSDFLDSLMGRTSGYDARIRPNFKGPPVNVTCNIFINSFGSIAETTMDYRVNIFLRQKWNDPRLAYSKYPDSSLDLDPSMLDSIWKPDLFFANEKGANFHDVTTDNKLLRIFKDGTVLYSIRLTLILSCPMDLKNFPMDVQTCTMQLESFGYTMNDLIFEWLENGAVQVSDGLTLPQFIMRDEKELGYCTKHYNTGKFTCIEVKFHLERQMGYYLIQMYIPSLLIVILSWVSFWINMDAAPARVALGITTVLTMTTQSSGSRASLPKVSYVKAIDIWMAVCLLFVFAALLEYAGVNFVSRQQKEFLRLRRRQRRNHKDDDMQEGRFNFSGYSMSQCLPMKDGSAVKNTTPAPNPQPPAPKDIDTMRKKFVDRAKRIDTISRAAFPLAFLIFNIFYWITYKIIRHEDIHRE